From a region of the Vicinamibacterales bacterium genome:
- a CDS encoding alkaline phosphatase family protein produces MSAGRPPTRVLVVGLDMGDGALIDHWSAQGRLPHLAALAASGAWFELESPAAALHTSTWPTFATGVLPGHHGVYYPYQPTPGRQFVRHIGRGQYGAPTFWNVADAAGRRTVVYDVPETFPDVGFGGRALFDWGTWAWYGDPATQPVDLGADLASRFGPYPLGYEAKRLALTLPVDLEAKLLRSVDYKARTAAWLLEAPWDVAAVGFCETHSAGHYLWPAGVDGVTGAAPEAFAPLLHVYQAIDEAIGALASVLPAGTVVMVASGDGVRPNRCGWHLLPAVLERLGFTATRGRTAAPAGAGAPAAPGPPRGLARAAAAARRLVAETLPWHVRDGIGQWLQTAAIDWGRTRAFALPTDLEGCIRINLRGREPHGIVAPGAEYRALCDELRDRLRELVNPATGDAAVEQVWIRDEIFAGPCQDELPDVMVQWRDDAPVAALTSPAIGRVDGVNPDPRTGTHSTRGFLLAAGGGVPAGLRGRAHLADIAPTVLHLASVAAPPVAGSVLTALAAAPASDIPSSRSAP; encoded by the coding sequence ATGAGCGCCGGACGGCCCCCGACACGCGTGCTGGTCGTCGGCCTCGACATGGGCGACGGCGCGCTCATCGACCACTGGAGCGCCCAGGGACGGCTGCCGCACCTGGCGGCGCTGGCCGCGTCTGGCGCGTGGTTCGAACTGGAGAGTCCGGCCGCCGCCCTGCACACGTCCACGTGGCCGACCTTCGCGACGGGCGTGCTGCCCGGCCACCACGGCGTCTACTACCCGTACCAGCCGACGCCCGGGCGCCAGTTCGTCCGGCACATCGGCCGCGGCCAGTACGGCGCGCCCACGTTCTGGAACGTCGCTGACGCGGCGGGACGCCGCACGGTCGTCTACGACGTGCCCGAGACCTTCCCCGACGTCGGATTCGGCGGGCGCGCGCTCTTCGACTGGGGCACCTGGGCGTGGTACGGCGACCCGGCGACGCAGCCCGTGGACCTCGGCGCCGACCTGGCCTCGCGATTCGGCCCGTATCCGCTGGGCTACGAGGCCAAGCGCCTGGCGCTCACGCTGCCCGTCGATCTCGAGGCCAAGCTGCTGCGGAGCGTGGACTACAAGGCCAGGACCGCCGCCTGGCTGCTCGAGGCGCCCTGGGACGTGGCCGCTGTCGGCTTCTGCGAGACCCACAGCGCCGGCCACTACCTGTGGCCGGCCGGCGTCGACGGCGTCACGGGCGCGGCCCCGGAGGCATTCGCGCCGCTGCTGCACGTCTACCAGGCGATCGACGAGGCCATCGGCGCCCTGGCGAGCGTCCTGCCCGCCGGCACCGTGGTCATGGTGGCGAGCGGCGACGGCGTGCGCCCGAACCGCTGCGGCTGGCACCTGCTGCCAGCGGTGCTGGAACGCCTGGGATTCACGGCGACGCGTGGCCGTACGGCCGCACCGGCGGGTGCCGGCGCCCCGGCGGCGCCGGGGCCGCCGCGCGGCCTCGCGCGGGCCGCGGCCGCGGCGCGGAGGCTCGTCGCCGAGACGCTGCCCTGGCACGTGCGCGACGGGATCGGCCAGTGGCTGCAGACGGCCGCCATCGACTGGGGCCGGACGCGCGCCTTCGCCCTGCCGACGGACCTCGAGGGGTGCATCCGGATCAACCTCCGGGGGCGCGAGCCGCACGGGATCGTCGCGCCTGGCGCGGAGTACCGCGCACTCTGCGACGAGCTGCGCGATCGCCTGCGCGAGCTCGTCAATCCCGCCACCGGCGACGCCGCCGTCGAGCAGGTCTGGATCCGGGACGAGATCTTCGCGGGCCCCTGCCAGGACGAGCTCCCGGACGTGATGGTGCAGTGGCGGGACGACGCACCCGTCGCCGCGCTCACGTCGCCGGCCATCGGCAGGGTCGATGGCGTGAATCCCGATCCGCGGACGGGCACGCACTCCACCCGCGGTTTCCTGCTGGCGGCCGGCGGCGGCGTGCCCGCGGGCCTCAGGGGACGCGCCCACCTCGCCGACATCGCGCCGACGGTGCTGCACCTGGCCAGCGTCGCCGCCCCGCCCGTGGCGGGGTCGGTCCTGACGGCGCTCGCCGCGGCACCCGCGTCCGACATCCCTTCTTCGAGGAGCGCGCCATGA
- a CDS encoding Gfo/Idh/MocA family oxidoreductase gives MAPLRLIHVGVGVRGRHWLDVVAGHAGFESVACVDPSPAMLDEARRLPGQGHGCFVPSLPEALAATRADAVLIASPTALHTPQAIAALDAGLAVLVEKPLGVSVGEAAAVVARSRATGRPVVVAENYRFFAAERTVRHVIADGRLGRVSSAMCVDRRDQPSHTQGAWVKGAEHSFLAEIAVHHFDSFRYLFGRQPRSLFAASFNPRGSTYDAGAAVEALIELDGGLPIQYAGTLVATRYEFSLWIEGEHGDLWTDRTRVGWRPKGERTYRPVPLVAVPAGDERPYPRAGTRALLDQFRDAAMNGVEAETRAADNLWTLAMVDGSVLSSREGRRVAIDEIVTPDLLRTCEA, from the coding sequence GTGGCGCCCCTCAGGTTGATTCACGTCGGCGTCGGCGTCCGGGGCCGCCACTGGCTCGACGTCGTGGCCGGGCACGCCGGCTTCGAGTCGGTGGCGTGCGTGGACCCCTCGCCGGCCATGCTCGACGAGGCACGCCGCCTGCCGGGCCAGGGCCACGGGTGCTTCGTCCCGTCGCTGCCCGAGGCGCTGGCCGCGACGCGGGCCGACGCCGTCCTCATCGCGAGCCCCACCGCCCTGCACACGCCCCAGGCGATCGCGGCGCTCGACGCCGGCCTGGCCGTGCTGGTCGAGAAGCCGCTGGGCGTCAGCGTCGGCGAGGCGGCGGCGGTCGTGGCACGCTCCCGGGCGACGGGGCGCCCGGTGGTCGTCGCCGAGAACTACCGGTTCTTCGCCGCCGAACGCACCGTGCGGCACGTGATCGCCGACGGCCGGCTCGGCCGCGTGTCTTCGGCCATGTGCGTCGATCGACGCGACCAGCCCAGCCACACGCAGGGCGCGTGGGTGAAGGGCGCCGAGCACTCGTTCCTCGCCGAGATCGCCGTCCACCACTTCGACAGCTTCCGCTACCTGTTCGGCCGCCAGCCACGGTCGCTGTTCGCCGCCTCCTTCAACCCGCGCGGCAGCACCTACGATGCCGGCGCCGCGGTCGAGGCCCTGATCGAGCTCGACGGCGGCCTGCCGATCCAGTACGCCGGGACCCTGGTGGCCACCCGCTACGAGTTCAGCCTGTGGATCGAGGGCGAGCACGGCGATCTCTGGACCGATCGCACGCGCGTCGGCTGGCGGCCCAAGGGCGAGCGGACCTACCGGCCCGTACCGCTCGTCGCGGTGCCTGCCGGCGACGAGCGTCCGTACCCGCGCGCCGGCACCCGCGCGCTGCTCGATCAGTTCCGCGACGCCGCCATGAACGGCGTCGAGGCCGAGACGCGGGCGGCCGACAACCTGTGGACGCTCGCCATGGTGGACGGCTCGGTCCTGTCGAGCCGCGAGGGGCGGCGGGTCGCCATCGACGAGATCGTCACACCGGACCTCCTGCGGACGTGCGAGGCATGA
- a CDS encoding alkaline phosphatase family protein: protein MSGRLLVVGLDAGDADLIDRWIAEGRLPHLARLKAGGSWTRLGTTAEMFHVSAWPSIFTGTTADKHGLYHAYVTRPGHQGLIRPRADSSPFPFLWKVLDDHGRRSVVMDAFLTCPLRPFNGVQIVDWGSWSWFWEPTMIPASLADEIRTRFGPYPADDHSKVGVTPVSDVGTFRQRLLAAVERKTAVVRWLMEREAWDLFLVVFGECHPAGHYFWHLYDETYLTHPEPGGLTMRDALRDVYVALDRAFGALADAAGPDTTVMLVSGDGMCANYSGSHLLPDLLTRMGALNAPDAGADAASAPPAHGRRDPIQALRNLVPERLRHAISTALLSREMQERLSLRWKTAGIAWPRTRAYVIENANEGYIRLNLRGREPDGIVEPGADYDRWCDEICATARTMTHPGTGRPAALAVHKTAELFDGPCADHLPDIVIVWDIGARVTTALLTERYGLVQVAEPACAIPPYYTGNHCPNAFAAVRGPGIAPGAPIAHGHVLDLAPTILAHYGIPAPAHMDGHVLEAWTPARA, encoded by the coding sequence ATGAGCGGGCGGCTGCTGGTCGTCGGGCTCGACGCCGGCGACGCCGACCTGATCGATCGCTGGATCGCCGAGGGCCGCCTGCCGCACCTCGCGCGCCTGAAGGCCGGGGGCAGCTGGACCCGCCTGGGCACGACGGCGGAGATGTTCCACGTCTCGGCGTGGCCGTCGATCTTCACGGGGACCACCGCCGACAAGCACGGGCTGTATCACGCCTACGTCACCCGGCCGGGCCATCAGGGCCTGATCCGCCCGCGCGCCGACTCGAGCCCCTTCCCGTTCCTGTGGAAGGTCCTCGACGACCACGGGCGGCGCTCCGTGGTGATGGACGCGTTCCTCACCTGTCCGCTGCGGCCGTTCAACGGCGTGCAGATCGTGGACTGGGGCAGCTGGTCGTGGTTCTGGGAGCCCACCATGATCCCGGCCTCGCTGGCGGACGAAATCCGCACGCGCTTCGGGCCCTACCCCGCCGACGATCACAGCAAGGTGGGCGTGACGCCCGTGAGCGACGTCGGGACGTTCCGCCAGCGGCTGCTGGCCGCGGTGGAGCGGAAGACCGCGGTCGTCCGGTGGCTGATGGAGCGCGAGGCCTGGGACCTGTTCCTGGTCGTGTTCGGCGAGTGCCATCCGGCCGGGCACTACTTCTGGCACCTGTACGACGAGACGTACCTGACGCACCCCGAGCCCGGTGGCCTGACGATGCGCGACGCGCTCCGTGACGTCTACGTGGCGCTGGACCGGGCGTTCGGGGCGCTGGCCGACGCCGCGGGCCCGGACACCACGGTGATGCTGGTCTCGGGTGACGGCATGTGCGCCAACTACAGCGGCTCGCACCTGCTGCCGGACCTGCTGACCCGCATGGGCGCGCTGAACGCGCCCGACGCCGGCGCCGACGCGGCGTCGGCGCCGCCGGCCCACGGCCGGCGCGATCCGATCCAGGCGCTCCGGAACCTCGTCCCCGAACGGCTGCGCCACGCCATCTCGACCGCGCTCCTCTCGCGCGAGATGCAGGAACGCCTCAGCCTCCGCTGGAAGACGGCGGGCATCGCCTGGCCGCGCACGAGGGCGTACGTCATCGAGAACGCCAACGAGGGCTACATCCGGCTGAACCTGAGGGGCCGCGAACCCGACGGCATCGTCGAACCCGGTGCGGACTACGACCGCTGGTGTGACGAGATCTGCGCGACGGCACGGACGATGACGCACCCGGGGACGGGGCGGCCGGCCGCGCTGGCCGTCCACAAGACCGCGGAGCTCTTCGACGGCCCGTGCGCGGACCACCTGCCCGACATCGTGATCGTCTGGGACATCGGCGCGCGCGTCACGACCGCCCTGCTCACCGAGCGCTACGGCCTCGTGCAGGTGGCCGAGCCGGCCTGCGCGATCCCGCCCTACTACACGGGCAACCACTGCCCCAACGCGTTCGCCGCCGTCCGCGGGCCCGGGATCGCCCCCGGCGCGCCGATCGCGCACGGGCACGTGCTGGATCTGGCGCCGACGATCCTCGCCCACTACGGCATCCCCGCGCCCGCGCACATGGACGGCCACGTGCTCGAGGCCTGGACGCCAGCCCGTGCCTGA